From the Quercus lobata isolate SW786 chromosome 6, ValleyOak3.0 Primary Assembly, whole genome shotgun sequence genome, one window contains:
- the LOC115993673 gene encoding olee1-like protein, producing the protein MAKSIIIQASALCFLSLLGFAYCEDRFFVEGKVYCDTCRIQFVTRISTYMKDARVRIECRDREGSSVIYSNEAVTDASGSYQLLVDGNHEEEICEVALVKSSDPNCNELSKDPFLKRSARVSLTVNNGISSPVRLPNPLGFLRKERLPQCDAVLKEIELVPADIQQ; encoded by the exons ATGGCAAAGTCTATTATTATCCAGGCGTCTGCCCTTTGCTTCTTGTCCCTCCTTGGTTTCGCTTACTGCGAAGACCGCTTCTTTGTGGAGGGCAAGGTTTACTGTGACACCTGCCGTATCCAGTTTGTAACAAGGATCAGTACGTACATGAAAG ATGCAAGAGTACGCATAGAGTGCAGGGACCGTGAAGGCAGCAGCGTAATATACAGCAATGAGGCTGTGACTGACGCGTCGGGAAGCTACCAACTTCTGGTGGACGGAAATCATGAAGAAGAGATTTGTGAAGTTGCCCTGGTTAAGAGCTCTGATCCTAACTGCAACGAGTTGAGCAAGGATCCTTTCCTCAAGAGGAGTGCTAGGGTCAGCCTCACAGTCAACAATGGCATTTCAAGCCCGGTACGCCTTCCCAATCCTCTTGGTTTCTTGAGGAAGGAACGTCTTCCCCAGTGCGATGCAGTCCTTAAAGAAATTGAGCTCGTCCCTGCTGATATCCAACAATAG